The Cloeon dipterum chromosome X, ieCloDipt1.1, whole genome shotgun sequence genome includes a window with the following:
- the LOC135947014 gene encoding uncharacterized protein LOC135947014, translating to MFHQYPITECFFCGKPALGKEYGKIVEKINAETSTKIRAALCISCSQKKEFKFTMADLCEVSDVPFEELKNYACIANPLRAFPENIPDSQIKEIVIGISDRYQCQICLDFIELRKRVEDHHTESHPEIPMFRCNSGCNLCYCLSSRKSHKAHCGIVCPVCKQKFAVDTGHFLRVDPCVKCPVSGCTTAFQIKKNELGEDENGINEFLMHIMTTHVWEILKFAETG from the exons ATGTTTCATCAGTATc CCATAACTGAATGTTTCTTCTGTGGAAAGCCGGCGCTCGGCAAAGAATACGGAAAGATTGTTGAGAAGATAAATGCTGAGACCTCTACCAAAATCCGAGCTGCCTTATGCATATCCTGCTCACAGAAAAAGGA atttaaatttacgatGGCTGATTTATGCGAAGTGTCTGACGTCCCTTTTGAGGAATTGAAAAACTACGCTTGCATCGCTAATCCCTTGAGGGCCTTTCCTGAAAATATTCCTG attctCAGATAAAAGAAATCGTGATCGGAATCTCGGACAGATATCAGTGCCAGATCTGTTTGGATTTCATCGAATTGAGAAAAAGAGTGGAGGATCACCACACCGAAAGCCACCCCGAAATACCGATGTTCAGGTGCAATTCTGGATGCAACTTGTGCTACTGCCTAAGTAGCAGGAAAAGCCACAAAGCTCATTGCGGCATTGTGTGCCCAGTTTGCAAGCAAAAGTTCGCAGTAGACACTGGACACTTTTTAAGAGTGGACCCTTGCGTCAAATGTCCAGTCAGTGGATGCACCACCGCTTTCCAGATTAAGAAGAATGAACTTGGAGAGGATGAGAACGGAATCAATGAGTTTTTGATGCACATCATGACTACACACGTGTgggaaattctaaaatttgctgaaaCCGGTTGA